TCTTAAAGCATTGGGTGAGAATCTTGTTGTCAATGGAGATCGAATGCCCTCGATTGACGTTTTGAGCACTTATATGAAAGTTTCGAGAGATAAAGTCCAGAAAGCTTATATGGAATTAAGGGAAATTGGCATTTTAACAGCCATTCATGGCAATGGTTATTTTATTTTTAAACCCTCACGCTGGGACGAAATTGTGAAGGGTATCGATTTTGAAAACCTGATATTGCGTGAAGATTACCAGCGACTGATACAATCCCTAAAATAACAAAAGCCCCAATCCACACAATTTATCCGGGATATTTTATTAATAGAAATGTGACTAAAAGTGAGAAAGTGAAAATCCGTCAGGTACATTCCTTTCTCAGACAAGAACAGCACTCAATTGACTCGATGATACCTGTCGTGATTCCAGAAAATATTCCAGCTTGTCAAGAGCCTGGTTCAGTTCATCAACTGTTGGCAAGAATACAATCCGGAAATGATCATCGGTTATATAATTGAAACCTGTACCCGGAACTACAAGCACTTTTTGTTCGCAGAGCAGTTCGTAGACAAATTTCTCATCGTTTTGCAGGCCAAATTTTTTAAGATCTATTTTTGGAAAAACGTAAAGTGAACCCTTCGGTTTAACACAGCTTATACCCGGAATGGATACCAGCCTGTCGTATACAAGATTCATTTGCTTATGTAATCTTCCGTTTTCAACAACAAGATCTTTGATACTTTGGTGACCTCCAAGCGCAGTCTGAATAGCATATTGTGTTGGCACATTTGCACAAAGACGCAATGTGGCCAAAAGAAGGATACCTTCAAGATAAGATTTTGCTTTCAGCTTTGCACCGCTCAAAATCATCCAGCCACCTCTAAAACCGGCAGAACGGTAATTTTTTGATAACCCGCCATAAGAAACGCACAACGTTTCACCAACCAGTGTTCCCATCGGATAATGTTTAGCACCATCATACAGAATCTGATCATAAATCTCATCCGAAAAAATAATAAGTCCGTGCCGTTCAGCCATTCTTGCGATGTTTTCCAGTACATCTTTTTCATAAACGGCGCCCGTGGGATTGTTGGGATTGATCAGCACTATTCCTTTCGTTCGCGGAGTGATTTTGCTTTCCATATCGTACAAATCCGGATTCCAGTCAGATTGTTCATCGCACACATAATGAACAGGTTTCCCTCCGCTCAACGCGATGGCCGTTGTCCATAACGGATAATCGGGTGACGGTACAAGAATTTCATCGCCGGGATTCAAAAGTGCCTGCATGGAAAGCAGAATTAGCTCACTTACTCCGTTTCCAATAAAAATATCATTGATTTCAACTCCCTGTATTCCAAGAGTCTGCGTGTGGTGCATCACAGCTTTACGCGCTGAAAACAATCCTCTTGAATCGGTGTAGCCTTGCGCATTCCGAATGTTCAGGATCAGATCGTGTACAATTTCATCGGGGGAATTGAAACCAAAAGGAGCAGGATTGCCAATATTCAGATTGTGAATTTTAAAACCCTGACTTTCAAGTTCCAGTGCTTTCTGGTATGTGGCTCCGCGAATCTCATATTTTAAATTATCAAGGCGCTGACTTTTCAGGAATTCCATAATTGGGTATGATATAAGGTTTTAAATCGGCTGAGGAAACTAATGCAGATAAATACCGCTCTATGCAATGGAAATCTTTTTCTTGTTTACCCCGAAAATCTGGCGGGCATTAAAGATGATCACGGAAGTGAAAATAATGCTGTACGCAGAAATCTGGAGTGCACTCATGTCTTCATGATAAACCACAATAGCCAGCACAAAAGCAATCATGGGATTAATATTCAGGAGCATCCCCACTGTGGATGAATTGATACCTTTCAGTGCATATAAATTCAAAAATAGCGGCATGATCGTGTACACAACTGCAATAATTTCAATGTAGAAATAAAAATCACCGGCCACCGGCAGCGGCCCGGCGAAAGAAGGATAAAAAGGCAGAAGTATCAGTGACGAAAATACGATATGCAGGGTGAGTACTATAAACTTGTCAAATCCGGTATTCCGGCGCTGGCTTACCAGGTAACATGCGTAACTCAGACCTATGATCATGCTGAAAAACATATTTGTAAGATCCTCATAAGAAAGAAGAATACAGCCCGAAATGCTCAGTGCCAATGAAATCCATTGAAGACGGCTTAGTTTTTCTTTCAAAGTGAAAAAGGCCAGAAGCGCAGTCAGTACCGGACAGACCAGGTAAGCAAGTGAAGTTGCTTTGACACTAATGTGGTTCATCACATAGATAAATGAAAACCAGTTGATGCATAAAAAAATGCTGCCGCTTATATTGATAAGTACAATATTCTTTTTCCTCTCTTTTGAAAGTGCTGTAAACAAATCATAGTTCTGTTTTAACTGTTTGCGCATAAACAGCAGCACAATCAACAGCATCAGAACTGCGCAGCTAAAAACGCGGTAAAATAAAATGTCTATTGACGCATACGAACGCAAAGGCCTGAGCACCAGACTAAAAAAGCCCCATGTCGTAAAAGCAGCCAATGCGGCCAGGTAATATCTTGTCTCTTTCAAAACCTTCAAATTTGTTTTCTTCACAAAAATCGTGGGAAATAAAGAAGCGATACAGATACAGTTTTATTAAATTGCAGCGCAACAGTTTTTATTTTTGTATGAAAGGAGCAGAATATTTGTACCTGCAATATGCAGACCGGGTTGAGAAGCAAATTCGCGCCAGCGTTTTTAATACTGGTGATAAGCTACCCTCTATCCGGGAAGTTTGCGAGCATACGGGTTATAGTATGAGCACAGTTACGAAGGCTTATTATGAACTTGAAAGTCGTTCTTTAATTGAGTCAAGGCCGCAGTCTGGATACTATATCAGTAATATTTTGTCAAGAAAGATTGCTGTGCCGTCCCCGAGTAAACCCGT
The nucleotide sequence above comes from Dyadobacter subterraneus. Encoded proteins:
- a CDS encoding pyridoxal phosphate-dependent aminotransferase, coding for MEFLKSQRLDNLKYEIRGATYQKALELESQGFKIHNLNIGNPAPFGFNSPDEIVHDLILNIRNAQGYTDSRGLFSARKAVMHHTQTLGIQGVEINDIFIGNGVSELILLSMQALLNPGDEILVPSPDYPLWTTAIALSGGKPVHYVCDEQSDWNPDLYDMESKITPRTKGIVLINPNNPTGAVYEKDVLENIARMAERHGLIIFSDEIYDQILYDGAKHYPMGTLVGETLCVSYGGLSKNYRSAGFRGGWMILSGAKLKAKSYLEGILLLATLRLCANVPTQYAIQTALGGHQSIKDLVVENGRLHKQMNLVYDRLVSIPGISCVKPKGSLYVFPKIDLKKFGLQNDEKFVYELLCEQKVLVVPGTGFNYITDDHFRIVFLPTVDELNQALDKLEYFLESRQVSSSQLSAVLV
- a CDS encoding EamA family transporter encodes the protein MKKTNLKVLKETRYYLAALAAFTTWGFFSLVLRPLRSYASIDILFYRVFSCAVLMLLIVLLFMRKQLKQNYDLFTALSKERKKNIVLINISGSIFLCINWFSFIYVMNHISVKATSLAYLVCPVLTALLAFFTLKEKLSRLQWISLALSISGCILLSYEDLTNMFFSMIIGLSYACYLVSQRRNTGFDKFIVLTLHIVFSSLILLPFYPSFAGPLPVAGDFYFYIEIIAVVYTIMPLFLNLYALKGINSSTVGMLLNINPMIAFVLAIVVYHEDMSALQISAYSIIFTSVIIFNARQIFGVNKKKISIA